The genomic region TATATTAAACAAGCTTAACATTATTTCAGCCAAGAATTCTTTATTTTCTTTATTATAAACATTAGCGGTAAAAATAGCTTTTCCTTCTTTTCCAATTTTTTCTATATGCTGCTCAATAATGTGTTTGGCAAAGTCAGTTTTGCTATTATTGCGCGAAACCATCAAATTATCAAGATACATTTCAAAAAACTCAGCCAAATTGTAACCGAACAACTCCTGCGCTTCTTTATTGGCGCGTACTATTTTACCCGGGAACGAGCCTCTCATCTTACTTATTATCACAGCGCCGTTTGTGACGGAAAGAACAGCGTCCGTAGTTTCCTGCCTTTCAGCAAGAAGCTCAAGCATTTGTTTATGCGCGGTGTTGTTTTTAAGCGTTACTATAAACCCGCGGTCCTCTGTTACGGCGGCGTTAAATTCAACCTCCATAGGAACCGGCGTCTGTAAATGGTAAAACCTTGAATAAATATAACCTTGTTTAAAAAGCTCTTCCATGTCGCGGTAAACCACGCGGCGGTCGGACTTTATAAACATATTGTTTATAAGAGCGCCTTTTTGGCAAAGCTCTTTAGCAAGCCCAAGCGTGAAAAACGCGGAGTTGACAGCCTCTATTTTACCGTCTGTTTTACATTTGACGGCGGGTATATTAAGAAGCATAACATCTTGTATATCCAAATCAGCCTTTATTGGAATTATCTCGTTTATAACAACAAGATACTCCGAAGACAAAGTGTTTTTCTTTATCTCTTTTTTGTTTATCGGTACAAGTTTAAGGCTAAGGTTCTTTTTATTACCGTTGGAAAGTTTTATTAAATTTCCGTCAAATTTTGAAGGGTCAAAAATAAATTCCGTTTCCGCAGTTTCAAGACGTTTCATTTTTTTACGCGCCGCAAGGTTTAAGAAAGGCTTTATGTAGAATTGGCGGTAAACATTCCTATCCTCAAGCCTGACGCCGAACATTCTTCTGGCTGCGGAATTAAGCTGCGATACATACCCGTTATGTGAAACAATGGCCAGCTCTGAAGGATAATTTTCAAAACTGTTTCTAAACAGTTCTCTGTCGCGCCTCAAATCATGTATGGCGCGGTTAACTATTGTAACGTCTTTAAAAAACATCAGTATTATTTTCTTACCCATGTATTTAGAAGTTACCGCTTTTACCTCAAGCTGAACTTCATCTTCATCTTTTTTAAGAAGGGTAATGTCATGGGGGGAAATAACGTCCACATTGCTTGATACGGAGTTATACACTTCCTCAAATTCTTTTATGTGCTGCGGGCTTACCAAATTGTTTATATTAACATCGGCAAGTTCTTCCACAGAGTCGTAGCCCATCAGCTTTGCAAAAGTGGTGTTGGCGAAAATAATTTTGTCCCTTTCAACGATTATAACGCCTTCGCCTGAATTTTCAACCAGCAAGGAATACTTTTCCCTTGATTCCCTGAGCTGCTTTTCCATTTTGCTTTTAACTGTAATGTCTTCCGAAACGGAAATAAGATAGTCGGGCGTTCCATCTTTTTTAAATATAGGCGTTTTTACCGTATGCATTATTTTAACGCCCTCTTTAACGGTTGAAATAAGTTCCTGGGGAATGTCCATTTCCCGTCCGGATCCAAATACTCTGGCGTCCTGTTCCTTAATGTAGTCTTTTAAATCCTGGCTGACGCCTGTCTGATAAAAATCTTTACCCACGACTTCGGAAGCTTTGTAACCGAAAAGTTCCTCGCTCTTTTTATTCCATAAAATATATTCGCCGTTATATTTTTTAGCTATAAGAGAAACGGGCAAGTTATCAACCACGGTCTGTAAAAACTCATTAAGCGTTATTATTTCTTTTTCGCTCTTTCTTTTGGCCGTAATGTCTTCGGCTATAGTAAGCATCCAAAAAGGTTTGCCCGTTTCGTCAAAAATAGGCGCTTTAATAAGATGCAAAATAAATTCATCGCCCGTTTTAGTAATAAATGTTTCTTCGGGCATGTCAACTATTTTGCCGGCTTTTAACATTTCCTGTTCACGGGATATATAGTAGTGGTCCATAGCGTCGTCTTTAACATATTCGGCGCGGACGGTATCCCGGCCCAAAAGTTCTTCGCTAGTTTTGTTGGAAAGTATTATTTTGCCGTCTATATCACGTACGTACATCGGAATGGGCGAGTGCATAAAAACCGCTTCTAAAAGTTTTTTGGTTTCTAATATATCACGTTCTTTTTTAACATCGGCCGTTATATCTTGCGCAACGCTTAAAACGGAAATCATTTTGCCGTCTTTATCGCGCACGGGAACTTTTGTAAGGTGAATAAGCGCTGTTGAACCGTCCGGCTGTTTATACTCTTCAACAGGTATGTCTAAAATTTTTCCCGTTTTTAATACTGTATTTTCCCTGCTTAAATAACCTTTAACCCTTTCCTCGCTTTCATGTTTGGGGTTATTGGCGTTTTTCCAGGCGTCTTCGGCAACTTCTTCATCATAAAGCATAGCTATATTTTCAGAAAAATCCGCCGTGTCTCCACCATGAAACATTTCAACGGATTTTTTGTTTCTTAATAAATATCTGCCGTGTTTATCCCTTGCGTAAAGACTTAAAGGAACATTGTCTATTAAAGCCTGAAGGAAGGCAAGAACCTGTTGGTTCTTGACATTTTCTGCAACGGATACGGTAATATCCTCAAAAATATCAAAAAGAAAAACATCTCCGTAAGACGATTCCATGTAGTTCTTAAAAATATTATAAATTCTTTTTTTATCGCCAAATTCTATATGGAGATTTTGTATATATTGCTGTTTTTTAGACGAAATAACCTCTTTATCCCGTTTTTCTATTTCTTTTAAAGCTTTTTTATCTTTTACAAACACGCCGAGATTTTGGCCTATGATATCTTTGGCGGGGACATCCGTAAGTTCCTCGGCTTTTTTATTCCAAAAAAGAACAATGCCGTCTTTATCCCTTATAATCATGGCGTAGGGGGAGGAGTCCGTCATCTGAAAAATATTATCTTTTGTTATTTGGGAACCGGGGGAAAGTTCTTCTATATTTAAAATACAAAGTTTTTCTTTCTCAAAAATCGTCACGGCTATTTTAGAATATATTTTTTTGCCGTCTTTTGCGGTTATTTTTTGGTAAAAAACAGGCTGTTGGGTAATGGTTTCTTTTTTTATCGAGAGCTTTGTAATTTGAGTATTGTCAATTTCCTCAGCCGTATAGCTAAGCAGGTCAAGGGCTTTTTGGTTGGCGTATAGTATTGAGCCTCTATCGTCAATAATAAGCGTGGGCGCGTAAAAGTTTTCAAACAACGATTTAGCGTTGTCAAAAACAGCCTTTGTTTCAGGTAACATTTCATGTGAGAAAAAAGAAAATAAGCCCTTTGCCATAAAACCCCTCTTACGTGATAATTTTTTAGCTTCAGTATTATGCTATTAAATTAATACATTTCTTTCAAGAAGTATTATATGCATATATGCGCGCATTGGAAAAGTATTTTTTACACTAATTTTACAGTAGTATAAACAAACTATGCAATTTTAGTGTAAATTTATTACAATATATTTGTTGTAGTTCTATTGTTAAGACTAATAACAATAAACAGCGGGGCAAGGCTTATGTCTGGTAGAAAAAAGAAGAAAAACGTCTTAAAGAAAGACGGGGAAATAAGCCAGGGTGCCTGTAAAGAAAAAACTCCCATAGAAAGCTTGAGCGATTATCTTATAGGCGACGGCTGGAAAATAATGACGTTTTTGGGAGGGAAGGGGAAAAAATAACAACCTTTCTTCCAAAATTATGCGTTATTAATCAAACTCCCGGGTTTTAAACCCCGGGAGTTTATTTTTTTGTATTTATACCATAGCAAACAGCGCAAACTACAAGAGAGCGATACAAAAATTACCCTAGGCGGCAATATTCAATTTAGGCAGCGGCGGCGCCGGATTTATAAAACTTCCCATACTAGCGCCCGGGATTTCTTTTGTTTCAAAGCTGCGGTTTCCCTCAACAACAAACAGTAACGCCTCCGAAGCGGCAAGGCGGAGGCATCGTGAAATCAAGATACTATCTATACCCCGGCTTAGAAGGGGAAGCCGTATTGCCCCGTCAAGTCTATAAGAGTGTCCGGACTATCTATACCCCGGCTTAGAAGGGGGAAGCCGTATTCTCATAAAAAAATTCCCGGAAAGTTTTGCCTTTCCGGGAATTTTTTTGTTGTTTTTAAGGCTAATTAAAATACTTTACCGTTTATTTTAACGTTTTTACCGGTTTTGTCTTTAGCGGTGCCGTTTATTATATAAACTCCGTTACCTCTTTCTCTAAGCTTGCCTATGTCAATACGGTTTTCTCCTTCAGTAAGGCTTACAGAACCTATTTTAAGGCCGCTCAAATTGTAAATATCGCATTTTCCGTTGCCGCAATTTTCAAGTCTGACGTTAAGATCTTGGTTTCTTATGGCTCCTAAAAAAGTAACTTTAGGAGCGTCCGGTTTATCCTCATCCTCAACACCTGTAGACGGTTCATATTCACCGGTAGCAACCGGCATTACAAATTTTGCGATGGTTACAAAACCTTCTCTTTTTCCTGTATTTAAAGTAAGATTTTGGTTTTTATTTCTGTTAAGCGTTAAAAGATAATATTGCTCGCTGTTTGTAACCAACAATTTACCTTTCTCATTATATAGAACAATATCATCTTGGCTTATTTTGTCAGCCGTTAATTCTTTTAAAGAAGAAAATGAGGTCACAATAGTGCCTGAAGGGCATTCTGAGTTAATATAATTAAGCATACCCTGCATTCCTTTGTTAAAAGCCTCAGATGTATAGTTCATGGCGCATTTGTAGTCTTTTAATAAAATATATCCTGTGTTTTCACCGTCCATGGTTACCGCTCTTGCGTCTTTTAAAACAGCCATGCTGTCAACACCGGCGGAGCCGTTTCTTTTTTCTTCCTCAAACTTAGTGTCGGAATATAAAAGCGAGAATCTTGTAATATTTTTTTGAACAGATTTTAACACCTGCCCGGTTTGAGCGTCCCTTACAAGAAGTATAAAATCCCCGTCAACAAAAAGTTTGCTTGAGCCCACAGTGCCCATACCATCCCAGGTTCCGGCAAGGTTACCTTCACCCACAGGCTGTTCAAAAACTCCGCCTTCCCAAACTTTAACGGTATCAGTATCAATTACCGGCGCGCTCTTTGTACTTCTAACTTTTATTTCTTGTCCTCTTGTATTAAGAAGCACAGCTGAATTTAAATCTTTAGAATTTGCTTTGGCGGACTTTGCCCCTGCAAGCAAACCGTTAACAAAAGCTGTCTTTTCCACATGAACCTCTACGTTAAGTTTGGCGGGTTGGTTTGCCACGTTAACATTATAGGCGTATTTTACAGGGGTAAATTCCTTTACCACGCTGATTCCGCCGCCTAATGAAACCTGTGAAGATGTAAGTGTTACCGCAAGGTTATCCGCCGTTACAACGCCTGGTTGCGGAGGGGGAGGTTCGTCACCGCCGCCGTCATCGGGGTCTTCGGTAATAACCGGCATTTTTGTTTGCATCATAAATATAACACCCGAATACTTTCCGAAAGGAAGCGTGGGTTCTTTTTTTACAGGCACAGAATAGAAATAAAGATAATATTCCTCTCCGTTGGTTTTAACAGGTTTACCGTTTAAATCTCTTATAGTAGCCGTCATGGTATTTAAAGTATCAGCCGGGAAATTTTTATATTTGGTTTTATCATTATCATCTTGCACGAAACCATATCCTATAACATTGTTCGCGCAAAAACCGTTATACTCCCTGGCTATAGCTTCAACGCCTGCGTTGTAGGCTTCTGTTGAAGTTACGTCAGCCCCGCAGCCGTAATTTTTAACAATAATATAACCGTGCTGAGCGTCGCCGTTAGTCATTTTAGTTTCTTTTACTTTGAGGTAATTATCTTCATTTACAACTTCAAAATCGGAGTAATAAGGCATAAAATGTTCGCCTACAGAAGAATGGCTGCCTACTATTAAATCTGTTTTAACGTCTCTTACCAAAGTTAAAATCATGCCGCCCATGGGATATTTTTTACCGTTTACCGTGCCATATCCGTCCCATTCTTCTTGAATTTCATGTTCCCCCGGGGTAAGAGTAAAAATATTTGATTCCCATATTTTATACATATTTTGCTCAACATCTTCCTCATCACTGCCTCTCGTAGTCCCCGCTTTTGTTTTAGGGCCTTCTGTAATGGCCTTTAACATATTATAATCTGCAAAAGATTTTGAGCTTAATATGTTTTTTACTGTAGTTTTCGACGAGGAAAAAGATTTAAGACTTTTGGTTCCGGAAATGGAATTTATAAAATCAGATTTCGGAGTATATATTTGAAATTTTACTTGGGCGGGTTCATCCGTATCAATTTTTGCCTTAACAGAATAGGGGAGCTTGACTCTTACTACTTCTTTTCCGTTAATGGTAAGTATGTCAAAGCCTATTTCGGGAATAACTTTTGAAACATAAATGTCAGCTTTACAGCATATGCTTGAAAATATCAACAAAAAAACAAGCACAAAAAACAGCCTTAAAGGTCTTTTCATAGTGCATTCTCCATTAAACTACAATTGTACAGATATCTTTATTATATGCAATAAAATAGTCATGTCAATATATTATTTTATATTAGAACTGATATAACAGGGTACTGCCTTCAAATATTTTTAAGGGCTTGACTTTTATCTATTATATGATTATTATATTAAGAGTATAACAACTATTTACCCTTTAATAAAAAGGGGAGGGAATATGAAAAATATTATAGTTTCATTATGTTTTGTCTTATGTTTAGTGTTTTTTGCCGCATCTTCTCAGGCGGAAACCATTACTATGGTTACTATCTTACCTAAACCCGCTGCGGCCTTTGTGAATTTAGATGTAAAAAAAGATTCACAGTTTTACCAAATGGAATTAGGCAAAAATACCGAGATGGAAGTTGAAACCAAAGAAATAAACGTTGAAAATGTTTTTGTCGGTAATTCAATGCAGGTAGCCACGCTTGATACGACCAGTGAAGCCAGTTTTAAAACCGCGAATGTAGGCGGAACTTTGGTTGTCGACGGTGCTGATGGTATTGCGGCTAAAGAAATCAAATTTAACGCTGTTACAATTAATAATGTGGCTCTTGAAAAACCGGCGGTAAAAGCTGCCGCATCTGACGGTAAAGCCTATAATGACACATCAGTATCAAAAGCCGCGGCAACACTGGCATACCAAACTATTCCGGCCGCGCCCTTGAACCAGGCTTCAGGCACATATAGGGCTTTAGTAGCGCAATAAGGAGATAATTATGAAAAAATTTATACCAATACCGTTTGTTTTATTATTAACAGCTTTCTGTTTTGCGGAAACCATTGACAGCGTTGCGTTCCACCCTTCGCCAACCGGTAATTATGACGTGCTTAATATAAGCAAAAACCTTGAGCTTAAAGAAAAAGCAAATATTAATTTTTTAGAAGCTAAAGGCAGTTTAACCGTAAAAGGAACTGACGGCGGCGCGGGCACAATAGTGGTAGGCAAAGGGTTAACTGTAGGCCAGGCGGCAAGTTTGCCCAGCGCTGAACTTATTACCCCGAAATTAGATATTACGGGCACCTCAGAAGTTGATGTTAAAGGTAACGCGAAAATAGCAAAACTGGCTAACGACGCAAATACAAAAGCGGCTACTTTTAACGCCCAAAACGTTCTTACCTGTAAAGTAAAAGGGCAAGATTCCGCCAGCAATATTTCAGTGCAAACACAGGGCGGCGGGTATGCGGCGTTCCCTTCAGCAAGCGCGAGCGGAACTTTACGCTGGGTTGAAATACAGGATATAAGCGGCGGGAAGCATATGATTTTAGTTGAGCAATCGGCAGGAACTGCAAATTGTAAGGCAAATGATTACTGCTGTATAGATCCTTCCTCTACGGCCTGCCTTACCAGCATGAAAGATAATATTGCAGCCGCTTCAACAATTCAAGTAGGCAATGAAAGCCAAACAATTATATGTAATTAATTTAACACTAAAAAAAGGGCCTTCAAGTTGAAGGCCCTTTTTTTTATGATAGGATAAACACCTCCTGCGTAAGCCGGGGGATGGATAACCTCTTATTTCGCAACACCTCCGCCTTACTGCCGCGGAGGTGTTGCTGTTTGTTGTTGAGTGAAACCGCAAAGCAAAGCTTTGAAACAAAAGAAACTCCTGGGCGTTAAACCGGGTAGTTTCATTGCTCCCGCTAAGAAGGTGTGTCTAAAAATAAAAGCAACAGCAAAAGTAATTAAGTACAGATTATCCTTTTTACACTGCTTTATAAACCGATATCTTTTTGTTTTTAATTATTATGTTTTATAACAGCGCTGCCTGAAAATTATGAAACGGCTGTTATATCTAAATACACAAAAAAACCTCCCCCGGTTTTTGCCGGGGGAGGTTTTTTAGTAAAATAAGCTAGTTTACTTCAACTATTTTAACATCAAAAAGCAATTCTTTACCCGCTAAAGGATGGTTAAAATCAAGCTCAATTTCTTTATCGGAAACTTTTGTAACCACCGCTTGAAAGCTGTGCCCGCCCGATTGCGCGCCGACAACATCGCCCACTTTAATTTCTTTAGCGTTCGTAATAGCCTCTGCTGGAACGGTTTTTTTAGCTTCAGGGTTTACTTCGCCGTAACCTTCAGCGGCGGCAACGGTGACTACTTTTGATTCGCCCGCTTTCATGCCTTCAAGTTCTTTTTCAAGCCCTTTAATTATATGTCCCGCGCCGTGAACGTATTCCAAAGGCGCTCTCCCTTCGGAAGTATCCCTTACTTCGCCGTCAACCTTTAAAGTATAATCAAACTTCACTTTTGAGCCTTGTTTTATCATTCTTATCTCCTGTTAGTGATTTTATATTTCCTGTATTAAGAATGACTTATATTTAAGGCAAAATAAATACAATAGAAATATTTTTAAAATTAAATTGCGCCGTCAGCTTACAAATCCTCTGTGTAGGATATATTTTTTGTTTTGCTAAACTCCTCAACCAACCCGCTGCCGGCAATAAAGGCAAGCTGCCCGGATTTGCTTGTGTGGTGCTCTTCAAAAAGCTCGCTGCCAAAATCTATTTCGCACCAGTTAAACTGTGTTTCCGAATAAACGCTTTCCACGTAAGCGGCGTATTTACTTACCCATTTATGTTCAACTCCTAAGGCCACGGCGTAGGGCAGATATTTGGCAAAAACATCGTTATCAAGCTTTGCTTGCCCGTTATTATCAGAGCCGCTTAAAAACTTCCTAAAACCTTCTATTTCAGATATTTTTTCAATCCCGGCGTCCGTAAACGGGGGGAAAAACCTTCTAAAAGTAATAACGGTAATTATTATAAAAATAAACATACTGCCTAAATACAAAATACCGCCCCCAGAACTAAATAATAAGAAAATAAAACCTAACAAACCCAAAACATAGCCGGTTATATCAAGCGCTTTATCGCTTCTTATATATTTGGATTTAACATGCTCTTTGGCGTTTTTTTTGTGGGCGCTTATTATAGATTGTATTTCTTTGGATGTTTTATCAGCGGGTGTAAATTTTTTGGCGCCTCCTTCAAATAAAACGGAAAGTAAAGCTTTTTCATCTTCAGAAATACTCTTATTTTCTTTACCTGTTTTTTCCAAATATATGTTTTTACCGCTTAACACAATTTTTAAAATGCCGTTAACAGCCATGTTTAAAATAGAAGACGTAAGCATTTTATATCTGTCTTTAATCTGGCCGGGGTTTTTTTTATATAAGTAGCGTACGGCCGCAACGCTTAAATCAGAAGGCGGCGTTGAAACTGTTTTATCTTCCTGCGGTTTCCTGTTTCTTAAAACTATCCATACAATAATATAGTAAATAAGCAGCGTAAAAATTATTAAAAGGGGCAAAACAATTTTTTTATTATCCGCCATAAAATCATGGAACTCACTGACGGCGGGTGCGGAAACCGTTCCTTTGGGTAAACCTAAAGAAATAATAACGGAGGCGTCTTTATTGTCTTTATTTTCAAAATTGAAATTCAGCTTACCTTCGGAATACTCCCTGCCGCCGTTAAATTCGGCTAATTTACCGTCAACACCGTATAGTGTTTTTAAATAAACGGGAATCACGCCCTTGGGTAGATTAACGGTAACGGAAATATTTGAAGGATTGTATTTATTAAAAGAACCGGTTGTATCTATATAAAGCTCGTCGGAATCGCTATAAAATTTTATTAAAGAGGTTTTGTAATATACGGTATATTCATGGCTGCCTTTTTTAAGGTCTGAAGAGTCAATAAAAATCCTTTTACTGTTTGGGGTGTTTTGCTCTGTATAGGCTACGGGTTGGCCGTCTTTTTCAACGGATAAAATTTTAAAATCCTTATCTTTTTTTACCCACAGGGCGGAATTATGTATTGTGTTAAAATCCTTAAAAAAAGTATCGGGTGTTTCATCTTCGCCTATATCGAAAACCAGTTTTTCTTTAACAAGTACAGCCGGGGAATCGGCTAGCGTAATATCTGCCTTATAATCAGTTAAAACGGCGGCGTTGAGCCCGGGTAAAGCTGACAATAATATAAGCAAAGCGTATATTTTTTTCATTTTTAAATACCTTTTATATTTTTGTAAAAGTAAAATCAAAATATTCTTTCTTGTTAAAATCAAGCATTTTAGCCACTATATTAACGGGAAACGCACCCGTTACGGTGTTCATATCCCTTACGGCGTGATGATAACCGCCCGAAGCGTATTTAATTTTTCTTTCCACTTTTTCAAGTTGTGTTTTACAGGATTGGAAATCCTCATTTTCTTCAATTTTTTTTATTAAATAAAGCTGTCTTAAAAAAGAAGAAAAATTTTCGGCAAGAACCTTCTCTTCTAAAGTTCTTTTTACAGGGTCAGCAGAAAAATCAATTTCTTCTTTCAGATTGTTTGCTAAAGATAAAAAGGATTTGTTATCCTGCATACCATACGACGCTATGGAAGCCATTTTTTTTATAACATCGTTTCGCGCGCGCAGGTGTATATCTAAAGTATTCCAGGCGGTGTTTAAAGCTTTTTCAAGTTTTTGCATTTTATAATAAGAATAAGCGCAAAAACCTAAAGTAGGAAAAATTATGAATGCGGCAATTAATAAAGGTGTCATATACAAATAATTTACAAAATAATGGCATTAGCCGTCAAAAAATGGCAAAATTACTTTAAGGACTTGATTATGAACATAAAAGATATAAAACTTGTAATTTTTGATATGGACGGACTTTTGCTTGAAACTGAAAAGCTTTATATGGATTTATTTTGCAAAACCATGGACGAGCTGGGGTATAAAGCCGATAAAGAACTTTATTTGCCCTGTGTAGGCGTGGGCAGCGCAAATGGAAGGGCTTATTTAAAAAGCAAACTTGGGCAGGATTTCCCGGCGGAAAGGCATGAGGGTCTTATGTTTAAAAGAGCCTACGACTACGTAATTGAAAAAGGGGTAGATCACAGGCCGGGAGTCAGCGAACTTTTAGACTTGCTTGACAGCCTTAACATAAATAAAGGCATTGCCTCCTCAAATGACAAAGAATTTGTTTTGCACGCTTTAAAAAACAGTAATTTAATTAATAGATTTTCTGTTATAAACACCGCTCAAGACGTTAAAAAAACAAAACCTTCGCCGGATTTGTTTCTTAAAACGGCAAAAGATTTTGGCGTGCCTGCCTCACAAACCCTTGTTTTGGAAGACTCCGAAAACGGGGTTTTGGCCGCAAACGCAGCCCAAATGCGGGTGTTTATGATACCGGATATAAAAATGCCTTCACCTGAAATAGAAAAAAAAGCGACCGCTGTTTTTAACTCACTCCACGATGTGGTTGATGTATTTAAAAGGAACTTTTAAGCTCATGATACCAGCTAAAGTTAAGGATTTTTTAGACAAACACTGCCTTTTAGCCATTGAACATGAGGAAGGCTCCACGGCAACATCCGTTATGGCGGCAGAAAAATTGGGCGTTGAAGTGGGCCAAATAGCCAAAAGCCTTCTTTTAAAAAATAAAGAAGGTCAATTTTTTTTAATTTTGTGCGCAGGGGATAAAAAAATATCTTCTTCCAAGGTAAAGGAAATAACAAAATCTAAAGCGGAGTTTACCAAACCGCAAGAAACTATTGACGTAACAGGCTTTGCTATAGGGGGGGTATGTCCTTTCGGCCTGGATAATGTACCTTTATATATAGACAAAAGCCTTAGCGTTTATGATGCGGTATACCCTGCGGCAGGCACAGCGTCTTCCTCGGTAAAAACAAGTTTTAAGCAACTGCTCGGCATACTTAACGCCAAGGAATGCGATGTTACCGCATAAATTTACCAAAAAAAAGATTTGATTGCCATGGTTCATGGCATAAAGCGCGGTTTTATAAGAAAAAACCCCAGGCCGTAAGCCTGGGGTAAATTTATTTGGAATTTATTTAAAAATAGAATCTTAATGTTAAACCTGCGTTAATACCGTCTAAATCAAGCATAACCTTTTCGGAAGCGGTCGCGTAGAATGTGGTTCCGTCCCATTTGTCTATTTTTGAAGAAAAAGAATATCTGGCGTCAAAACCTAAGCCCATCATTTGTGAAATTCTCCACTCAACTCCGGCGTTAATATGAGGGAAAACTTTGTTTTCTTTATAGGACTCCATGCCGTCTTTTAATTTAGCAAACACCATAGAAACACCGGCGCCGCCCCAAACGTTAAACTTCTCATTTAAATTATATTTATAATAAACTGTTAAAGGAAGAACAGATGATGTTATTTCTACATCATACTTAAGATTGGAGAGAGAAACGCCCTCAAGTTCATCTTTGCTTATTCCTTCAAAACCTAATTTTACACCGATTGAAGCGTCATTATTTAAAGAATATTCATAAAAACCTTCTAAACCGTAAACAAAATTATTTTCCGTTAAATCAGTACTTCTCATATACGGTTGAATAGAATCTTTAAATTTATCAATGTTAGTTTTTTTCTGGGTAGCGCCAAGCTTAAATCCAAAACCAAACTCGTTTGCGAAAGCGGATGTTGAAATTAACATTCCGACAAACAGCACAGCTATTATTTTTTTCATTACAAGCTCCTTTCATTAATTTTAATTACTTTGTTATTTTATAAATAAATTACCCCTTTCCGCAATAGTTTTTAACTCGTAATTTTTGATTTTAACAAAAAAGCAAAATTAGCAGGGATTTTAAAAAACAAAAAAAACACACCTGATTTTAAAGCCCCGCAAGAACAAGTCTCTTTTTTGTTTTTTTTGCAAAAAAGCAAAAAAGGGGTCATTTTTTAAAACTCCGTAAAAAAGCTGTTTGTTTTTTAAAAGTAAAAGCAGTTGCAAATTTTGACAAATAATTTACCGGACATCTAAGCTAAATTATCAGATATAGCAAAAAACAAACTTGATTTCACGTCAGAAAATTAAGGTTATCCATAAATACTGACATATAATGGCATATGTTTGCCATATATTGACATATGTCATACCAATTGTTATTATATGTCATAGCCATGTTGGCAGATTGTTTTTAACAATTATTTTAGAGCGGGCGGATACTATGGAATATGGAAAAAACGCGAGAATTAAAATTAAACTAAAAACCGGAGAGGAGTTTGAAGCGGAAGGCGACAAAGCCTTCATAAATGAGCAAAAGAATGAATTTTTGACATTAATAGGCAAAACAAACGG from Elusimicrobium minutum Pei191 harbors:
- a CDS encoding FKBP-type peptidyl-prolyl cis-trans isomerase; protein product: MIKQGSKVKFDYTLKVDGEVRDTSEGRAPLEYVHGAGHIIKGLEKELEGMKAGESKVVTVAAAEGYGEVNPEAKKTVPAEAITNAKEIKVGDVVGAQSGGHSFQAVVTKVSDKEIELDFNHPLAGKELLFDVKIVEVN
- a CDS encoding DUF2207 family protein; this encodes MKKIYALLILLSALPGLNAAVLTDYKADITLADSPAVLVKEKLVFDIGEDETPDTFFKDFNTIHNSALWVKKDKDFKILSVEKDGQPVAYTEQNTPNSKRIFIDSSDLKKGSHEYTVYYKTSLIKFYSDSDELYIDTTGSFNKYNPSNISVTVNLPKGVIPVYLKTLYGVDGKLAEFNGGREYSEGKLNFNFENKDNKDASVIISLGLPKGTVSAPAVSEFHDFMADNKKIVLPLLIIFTLLIYYIIVWIVLRNRKPQEDKTVSTPPSDLSVAAVRYLYKKNPGQIKDRYKMLTSSILNMAVNGILKIVLSGKNIYLEKTGKENKSISEDEKALLSVLFEGGAKKFTPADKTSKEIQSIISAHKKNAKEHVKSKYIRSDKALDITGYVLGLLGFIFLLFSSGGGILYLGSMFIFIIITVITFRRFFPPFTDAGIEKISEIEGFRKFLSGSDNNGQAKLDNDVFAKYLPYAVALGVEHKWVSKYAAYVESVYSETQFNWCEIDFGSELFEEHHTSKSGQLAFIAGSGLVEEFSKTKNISYTEDL
- a CDS encoding PAS domain-containing protein yields the protein MAKGLFSFFSHEMLPETKAVFDNAKSLFENFYAPTLIIDDRGSILYANQKALDLLSYTAEEIDNTQITKLSIKKETITQQPVFYQKITAKDGKKIYSKIAVTIFEKEKLCILNIEELSPGSQITKDNIFQMTDSSPYAMIIRDKDGIVLFWNKKAEELTDVPAKDIIGQNLGVFVKDKKALKEIEKRDKEVISSKKQQYIQNLHIEFGDKKRIYNIFKNYMESSYGDVFLFDIFEDITVSVAENVKNQQVLAFLQALIDNVPLSLYARDKHGRYLLRNKKSVEMFHGGDTADFSENIAMLYDEEVAEDAWKNANNPKHESEERVKGYLSRENTVLKTGKILDIPVEEYKQPDGSTALIHLTKVPVRDKDGKMISVLSVAQDITADVKKERDILETKKLLEAVFMHSPIPMYVRDIDGKIILSNKTSEELLGRDTVRAEYVKDDAMDHYYISREQEMLKAGKIVDMPEETFITKTGDEFILHLIKAPIFDETGKPFWMLTIAEDITAKRKSEKEIITLNEFLQTVVDNLPVSLIAKKYNGEYILWNKKSEELFGYKASEVVGKDFYQTGVSQDLKDYIKEQDARVFGSGREMDIPQELISTVKEGVKIMHTVKTPIFKKDGTPDYLISVSEDITVKSKMEKQLRESREKYSLLVENSGEGVIIVERDKIIFANTTFAKLMGYDSVEELADVNINNLVSPQHIKEFEEVYNSVSSNVDVISPHDITLLKKDEDEVQLEVKAVTSKYMGKKIILMFFKDVTIVNRAIHDLRRDRELFRNSFENYPSELAIVSHNGYVSQLNSAARRMFGVRLEDRNVYRQFYIKPFLNLAARKKMKRLETAETEFIFDPSKFDGNLIKLSNGNKKNLSLKLVPINKKEIKKNTLSSEYLVVINEIIPIKADLDIQDVMLLNIPAVKCKTDGKIEAVNSAFFTLGLAKELCQKGALINNMFIKSDRRVVYRDMEELFKQGYIYSRFYHLQTPVPMEVEFNAAVTEDRGFIVTLKNNTAHKQMLELLAERQETTDAVLSVTNGAVIISKMRGSFPGKIVRANKEAQELFGYNLAEFFEMYLDNLMVSRNNSKTDFAKHIIEQHIEKIGKEGKAIFTANVYNKENKEFLAEIMLSLFNINSELMLLAVIRDVNSIVKLAGGAKLQNNNEMESIKKLLPGVMLKVDAEGIVEEGYAGGNSRGGIYNIARYQYKSPYSYLPKDVADHIIYSIKEAVSVNTPLTFSFSIKESDGIKSYEAAVSPIASEQKAFLLVREITNKTEFERRIQELYSVTSTHPERFTNKVDEILNLGKEIFKADAGFIMRYSGKNDGSFTIVYASENDININNGMVFPEEKCFSNIKMGDTIVSDEVNLTDCSSNSFCKNKEIKVLIAGPLYLSGEVTGALCFVSQKKKIKIKEGDSDFIGLMSRLLSFGIELREADKIVLESKSRLEKTLKYLSLPAAVIDKNGKVEFVNGKFQMVYNPKTEENLIGKDFFEEFTVSPPSARKKFYSINEVDEAFSWEQSFVTGTGKRIECVWKVNGIKDKNGKLSAYSLIADFK